The following proteins are co-located in the Choristoneura fumiferana chromosome 23, NRCan_CFum_1, whole genome shotgun sequence genome:
- the LOC141441185 gene encoding uncharacterized protein, translating into MWDNSRNLVLAYLLLLKYGCALENLTSNQIELNDLNNPFSDASLLNCVVDLTQKTVIFSPTILILENKKDDKDEAFFNKITKAFANRDLPITIQDQNNYTGNQTYGAYNENVIVIVHFDNCKKLTDFDIHGVDKKVKYIIIISDYTEESFELLQRFGHKYIKRDITFIIRDPTGRNHSIETFLPVVDEVKCKLADKIKPTQINSCSNSSLKTKVVFPDEVKIDIKKCPFKVGMATMYPFSKIPNKDKLNNYDLITEIEGSDVEIIKIIANRFNASIEWRYLRRAEENPFTDVEYVKVIRNGSLELCAGGLYNIYGDLVSYSGIYTRQAVIWIYAAHRSSRSWTKLVHQLHGMYLFFIFYISYCSLSYLIRKYDCTKPSLKDIVFYSWGALIGAASLVKPTSLKHKILDIFYLILSIYLASYMNIQLYSFLTIDRPAVMFKTYDEVFSSGRVPYLSPTHKWFLQEKNYLAFANTSKDCDGFYDCADKTLALNGLTAILDEYFYTLQAATAVNDEARVLRATQNIVTVYQEMLIRKDSPFVISIQKVIQRLFEAGICKHLYKEAIGITVVAKAESANKNAVSNSYSCESGCAITLTQVAGVFYVWVIGCLLSTCVVIVEIMWKSGEVSSKLKLGLFRS; encoded by the coding sequence ATGTGGGACAACAGTAGAAATCTGGTTCTtgcttatttgttattattaaaatacgGGTGCGCCTTGGAGAATTTGACTAGCAATCAAATTgagttaaatgatttaaataatccATTCAGTGATGCATCTTTATTAAACTGCGTGGTGGATCTTACTCAAAAAACAGTTATATTTTCACCAACAATACTAATTCTAGAGAACAAGAAAGATGACAAAGATGAggcgtttttcaataaaattaccaAGGCATTTGCAAACCGTGATCTACCTATAACTATCCAGGATCAGAATAATTATACAGGCAATCAAACTTATGGTGCATACAACGAAAACGTTATTGTCATAGTTCATTTTGACAACTGTAAAAAGCTTACCGACTTTGATATTCATGGCGTCGACAAGAAGGTGAAATATATCATCATTATTTCAGATTATACAGAAGAATCTTTTGAATTGTTACAGAGATTTggtcataaatatataaaacgtGACATAACGTTTATTATACGGGACCCTACAGGACGAAATCATAGTATAGAGACTTTTTTACCCGTAGTAGACGAAGTTAAATGTAAGCTGGcagataaaataaaaccaacTCAAATAAATTCTTGCAGTAACAGCTCTTTGAAAACTAAAGTCGTATTTCCGGATGAAGTAAAAATCGATATCAAAAAATGCCCCTTCAAAGTCGGCATGGCCACAATGTATCCATTTTCTAAAATACCGAATAAAGATAAATTAAACAATTACGATCTGATAACCGAAATAGAAGGTTCAGAtgtagaaataattaaaataatcgcAAACAGATTCAATGCATCAATAGAATGGCGATACTTACGCAGAGCAGAAGAAAATCCATTCACGGATGTAGAATACGTTAAGGTTATTAGAAATGGAAGCTTAGAACTTTGCGCCGGAGGTCTGTACAATATTTATGGAGACCTGGTTTCGTATTCAGGCATTTACACTAGACAAGCAGTTATATGGATATATGCAGCCCATAGGTCTAGTAGATCTTGGACCAAACTGGTGCACCAACTTCACggcatgtatttatttttcatcttttACATAAGCTACTGCAGCCTCTCTTATTTGATTCGCAAATACGACTGCACAAAACCGTCTCTGAAAGACATCGTATTTTACAGTTGGGGCGCTCTTATTGGCGCAGCCTCGCTAGTTAAACCGACATCACTGAAACACAAAATATTGGACATTTTCTACTTAATATTGAGCATTTATCTGGCATCTTATATGAACATTCAGTTGTACAGTTTTCTAACAATAGACAGACCTGCAGTTATGTTTAAGACTTACGATGAAGTCTTCAGCTCGGGTCGAGTTCCTTACTTGAGTCCCACTCACAAGTGGTTCCTACAGGAGAAGAATTATTTAGCGTTTGCTAATACATCTAAAGATTGTGATGGCTTTTATGATTGCGCCGATAAAACTCTTGCTTTGAACGGGTTAACAGCAATTTTAGACGAATATTTCTACACCCTCCAAGCTGCAACGGCTGTTAATGACGAAGCGCGGGTCCTAAGAGCAACACAAAATATAGTAACAGTATACCAAGAAATGTTGATCCGGAAAGATAGTCCGTTCGTAATTAGTATTCAAAAAGTAATTCAAAGATTATTTGAAGCTGGTATTTGTAAGCACTTGTATAAAGAAGCAATTGGTATAACGGTTGTGGCCAAAGCTGAGAGTGCTAATAAAAATGCCGTAAGTAATAGCTACAGTTGTGAATCAGGGTGCGCTATAACACTGACGCAAGTGGCCGGTGTGTTTTATGTGTGGGTTATCGGTTGTTTGCTGTCTACGTGTGTAGTAATTGTGGAAATAATGTGGAAAAGCGGTGAAGTAAGTTCGAAATTGAAACTCGGCCTCTTTAGGTCCTAG
- the LOC141440867 gene encoding tRNA (adenine(58)-N(1))-methyltransferase non-catalytic subunit TRM6-like, whose amino-acid sequence MTSDNLIHVGEYIVIQKQNYRKLHKLNKPDSSISLGRDKVDLTGIDGCRYHSVFKIIPKGGKRCKEYSLQLAEEAVYLKDEINVKVSGTDNRNIFDDGQSQKLTHAQIEDLRTDSNRASDIVETLISNSNTFHNKTEFSQEKYLKKKEKKYFEYIQILRPNLRMITEILYKLDPGKIQNIRIDTLSQIITAINIQSEGVHLLYDSGSNGLLAAALLSAIGESNSAKLIHMHPGNMSQKQALLAMNFKEEHSRRCISVNIYSALRQFYQGCDTHETNNSEVKDVIENTNDSVTEHNTLKRKRESPEAASKVPKLDEASQENETDKIPNNDTEGYEPKKPKWHFDNIAAADLLKDKVDSLVIACKEDPQNLFDELVAFVKPGRPFAIYYSVAEPLQKMYMNLKIRSNVAALKLTCCWMRNYQILPDRTHPEVTMNGSSGFLLTGYILK is encoded by the exons ATGACGTCAGATAACTTAATTCACGTCGGTGAATACATCGTTATACAAAAACAGAACTACAGGAAGCTGCACAAGTTGAACAAACCTGACTCTAGCATAAGCTTAGGTCGAGATAAGGTTGATTTAACAGGAATAGACGGTTGCCGGTACCATTCCGtgtttaaaataatacctaaagGCGGTAAAAGATGCAAGGAGTACTCGTTACAACTTGCGGAAGAAGCCGTGTATTTGAAAGAcgaaataaatgtgaaagtttcaGGCACCGACAACAGAAACATATTCGACGACGGGCAATCCCAAAAACTCACACACGCCCAAATAGAAGATCTACGCACAGACTCCAACCGAGCCTCGGACATAGTAGAAACTTTAATAAGCAATTCCAACACTTTTCACAACAAAACTGAATTCTCACAAGAAAAGTAtctaaagaaaaaagaaaagaaatatttcGAGTACATACAAATACTACGGCCGAATTTGCGCATGATAACAGAGATACTGTACAAGCTGGATCCTGGTAAAATCCAAAATATCCGCATTGACACCTTGTCCCAAATAATTACTGCTATCAACATACAATCGGAAGGTGTCCATCTTTTATATGACTCTGGCTCAAATGGGTTGTTAGCTGCAGCACTACTAAGTGCTATAGGTGAATCAAACAGCGCTAAGCTGATACATATGCACCCTGGGAACATGTCACAGAAACAAGCTCTGCTAGCCATGAATTTCAAAGAAGAGCACTCCCGTAGATGCATATCTGTTAATATTTACTCAGCATTGAGACAGTTCTATCAGGGCTGTGATACTCATGAGACTAACAACAGTGAGGTAAAAGATGTTATTGAGAACACAAATGACTCTGTTACTGAGCATAACACGTTAAAAAGAAAAAGGGAAAGCCCAGAAGCAGCCAGTAAAGTACCAAAACTTGATGAGGCATCTCAAGAAAATGAGACAGACAAAATACCTAATAATGATACGGAGGGATATGAACCCAAAAAACCCAAATGGCATTTCGATAACATTGCAGCTGCTGACCTTTTAAAAGACAAAGTTGATTCATTAGTGATTGCGTGTAAAGAGGACCCACAGAACCTGTTTGATGAACTTGTGGCTTTTGTGAAGCCAGGTCGGCCATTTGCAATTTACTACAGTGTTGCTGAGCCGTTACAGAAAATGTATATGAACTTGAAAATTAGAAGCAATGTTGCTGCACTCAAATTGACTTGTTGTTGGATGAGGAATTATCAG atccTACCAGACCGAACCCACCCCGAAGTGACAATGAATGGATCAAGTGGCTTTCTGTTGACTGgatatattcttaaataa